In the genome of Paralichthys olivaceus isolate ysfri-2021 chromosome 10, ASM2471397v2, whole genome shotgun sequence, the window CGACAAGGAACAGAGGGATGCTCTTCATCCTTCACTAGTTCTGCTCATAGTTTTCCACAAAATCACACAATTCTATCTTACTCACGCTGCGTGCCACCAAAGAATTTCCTACATATCACCTGATCGGGCAGAAAGTACACTGTTTAAAATCCTTACCAAGCTTTTAAGCATGTTTAAAAGATGTCAGCTGATGAAAATAAACTGACAAATCAGCTAAAAGAGACTCTTCTTCTTCCAGTGGCAGTAATTTGAAGCATTGTGACTGCGACTAGTCCTGATACCTCTCTCAGTAGAGTCAATACCTGCACCAAGACTCAAACAGTCctctttaaatgaaacaagCTGCTCATTGATTTCAGTCCCCTACTACATATGTCTGACTTTTAACATCAACATCCAGGAGTTATTCTTTGGGAAAATGAAGATAATGTTAACAAACAAAGATTCCTGCATCAGcaccctgatccagatccacatcaaaatgACGTTTTCGTGGAAATCCgttcagatgtttttgtgtaatcttgctaacaaacaaacagacaggtaaAAACCTAACCTCCTCGCAGAGGTAAACAtaacagaaagacacaaaacaaaaatcctcCAATCATGATTTCAGTCAAGCGCGTCATTCACCATCTGTCGATACGTAAATCAACCACGAGCAAGCAGAGAACCCACAAATATTGCAAACTTCATGTACATGTGTCCAACATGTGGACGTTAGCATCAGCCTGAACATCAGCAATTACATACTTATCAACATGCTTCAGAGGCAGTAAGCAGTCACATGCACGGGGCTTCATATCTTTCCTTCCAATCACATTTCTCTTTCCTGTCACTGGTTTTCTCATCTTGCTCATTTATCATACTGGAGCAATTATACTGAATTGGTTGTAGAGCTGCATGGAGCACAGGAGCAGAGAAGGCTGAGTTTAAGTCTCTCCTCTGACTTATATTTCCTGGGcctcatttttactttattttcatctcagtgtttttgtttaatcaacTCTCTTCTACTTGTTGTTCCTTTCTGGTCTCCACTCGTGCACCTcatgcagcaaaataaaacgTCTGTCAACCTTTGTCAGACGaccatatacagtatgttgatGCATAGAAAGCCGGTAAAACCTTCTATACAATGACATATTCTAGCAAACAGTtgtgcacatatacacacatcttttgtttgtgttttttggtgAAAACCTGTACAACATGATGTGAGAATCACCTTCTTTTTGCTGGGTCATGACAGGTGTCTGGGTCTCTTTTGTGTAGGACACAGTTTCACGTGGAGGGAAGTCCACCTGTGTGATTTTGGCCATTCCAAGTTTTGTAGTCACTCGCCTAAAAGCACAGAACAACTCAAACTTTGCACAACATCACTTCAAAAGAGTAACacattaaacaacaacaaaaaaacatacaaaagacATATTACTATAATTGACCTTCTGTGTTTCTGAAACAATTTACACCTTCTTTATATTGGACTGCTGATCAAAGTAAGTAAATGAGTGTTTCATGGGATGGCTTCAGATTAGTTTAACAACCGGTGTGAATTCATTAAAAAGCTTTTGTCTGCTCACTCTTGCATGCAAGGCTTTCCAGCATTAACTGAATCGtgactttgaaaaacaaagtaatcATGCCATAGATTGAGAGAAGGGAAAATGACcaggaaaggagagaagagagtgtCCAGTACCCCAGCTCAGAATCAGAGTGAAGTTGAAGTGTGGACGGGTCAGAGTCCCAGTGCAGATTCCTGGTTAGTGTCACAGCAACAAGGCGGCATtagtgagagagacaggcaaGCACAAATGAAGAGAGGAGATAAAGTTAGCTTTGAGGCACACAACATGCTGATCGGATCCTACGTGACTAATCAGTCAAGTTTGCATGTTACCAAACACACTTaacaaattcaatttatttttgttattgttgtttttcaggtCAAATCACGATCGCGTCTTTCTACACGATACTCAagatgagagatgaaagagcGTGTCTGCTTAAAATGCATGGACATAAAGGCCCTCTGAGTGGGATGACACAGGGTGTAATGTGCAGCCTGCGGAGCTGATACAGCCTGAACTGTGTCACACCAAAGGCTCCGAGTGCTGtgtagacagagagagaaggagagagacagagagagggagcccTCAGGGagaaaacatgacctccatGTGTGTAGGAAATGGCCATGCTGGTGAGGGAAATGAGTCAACACGTAGGGGGAACAGCTCCCTGGGCCTGATGGGACACTGGGGGAGCTTGGATTTCTGTGCAGGGAAGGGGCTCTAATTAGGGGTTAAGAAGTCCCCAGGCATcgcagcagcagcctgctgttttattgttaatttaGAATCGTCCTAATTCAACAgcacacaaattaaataaacacgCACTCACTTGGCATTAACTTCTCATCATTcgctgtgtgggtgtgagacTTTGTAAAAACTTTCAGCTCTCTTAATACAATCAGGCTTTACATTTATTCATAACCTGTGTCCCGAGTTCAATGTGATGCAAAGCAAAAGCAGATCTGCACTTCTTCAAGCCATGTGAAATATATGAGAAATGATGTGCTGTATAAGAACGTTTGGATGTCGGTGGCTGTGACTAACTGTGAATGAGCACAAAAAGTGGACAAACGGAGCAGTTTGAGGAGATTTAAGATCAATGACGTAAAACACATTTAGGCATGTTGTCTTTAATGGAGAAATAGCCCTTATTTCTTATACAATCTTATTACAGTGgctttttttactcttgtaAAGTCCTGTACGGGAAGTGGGGAAAATATTTGTGGTGCAAACATTTAATGAGGTcgacgtgcgtgtgtgtgtgtgtgtatttatctataaatatatctatataccTGGGTCCCACGGCTCCATCAGAGTCCTGGCTTCCTGCCTCACTTGGCGTACCTGCCGATTTGGCAGTCGGAGACATGGGAGGAGGGACtacacagtgagacacacaatAATCATCTGTTACCATGTAAGTCGCTGAGATGTTTACAACAGAGAACAAATGCACCTAAGCTACagtggataaataatattatatctTAGAGTGAGATTTCCTCACGGACATGAGATTACTGAACATGTGGTAATAAGTGTATACCCTGAAATTAGTCGCAAAGCAGGATAAATACATAAATCTGTCTGAGACGATCAACACAAGCTGAAAAAGGCGCAAAAAAATGAATGATACTGACTttgtttatattaaataaacGTTTGAATATAAGAAAAATATGATGTTGTGTCACTTCGGTTTAGAGTGTTTTCATGCTGCTCTGAGGTGATGAGGGTTTTTAGTATGGATCTCTTCTGCCACCTGGTGTTAGCAACAGGACAATGCTCCAAAAACCCCAGCATGCAACAGAAATGCACGGTGCTTAATCCAGGAGTATGAGCAATACAACAACATTGACattttttccattcacacatatttatttcatcaatGACTCTGCTCATATTGTACAACAACATCATTGTCATTATTGTGAAATCTGTTTAGGTAAGACTGTTTCCGAGATAATTGTGAGAACTTGCAAAAAcatattgaatacatttttatactGCTCATCTGTTTGTATCCATACCAGATGAGCAGTATAAAGAAAGGGGCCTTTATTTATCAAATTATCAgttgcagaaaaataaagacagacttaGGATATTATAGTTAATGTTTGGATCTACGTGTCTGAATGTTACTGCTTCTGAGCTTCTTGCCTTCAGTCTGGTCTTTAACATGATCTCATGATCAGCCGGATTAAAATCATGTGACGGAGTCGACGAGTAAAGTACATGCCACTGTTTGGCCATAAAGAAAAGATTCCTAAACTGTTCACCAGTTTGAATGGGAACAACCTTAATCTCTTGTAATGGAGCAAAGACAGTGACAAAATATAACTAGGAGATATATAAAACAGGCTACCCAAAATACCTGTTATTCCCTAAGGTTTATTTCTAGCTAAAAATTTACAACGAACCAACAAGGAACATAACATACCGACAGGAACATCTGAGGCTATGCCCATACTCTGTAGCAGGGCGTCAGCCTCACGCCTTTTTTTCTCCAGGTCAGAATCGTCCTGGTGAACTGCAGCATCTTTCAACTGGTCTGCctggaagaataaaaaaacatccccTATTAATGCAATGTGTAAATGTTGCTATGATCTCAGACGATAGAGGATGCAGAACTTAAGCTAGTCATCATTTGTACCATAGTTTTATCCACATTTCCAATAAGACCGACCACATTTAAGGGCTAACGAATGACACTTATAATCACTTTTCAGATTTTTAGCTATGGGAGACTTTTTCCACATCCCCAAGTACTGCCTAATTAACCGACAGATTTAAATTTGTTGTCCAGTACAAGAATTTAACTTAACTAGCATCAGAGAACAGAAAACTCAAAAGGAGGCAAGACGGAGCTGATCATCactaaaaaaatgtctttatattgaaaatgtatttatggaAAAAGGACAACATCTGAAAGCTAGACATAATTTAAGGCCTCTGAACACATTACAGCTTTGTCATCATTTGACGATGCCCCCCTGTTGGAGAGGCAGATCGTAGATTGTCTTacaatgtgtaaatgtgttaaaaagATTTTCCCCCTcaataacattatttttgctGACGTCGCTATAGATTTACATATGAAGTGAAGTCTTACTTTCTTATCTCGAGTGAGGATTGTGTGCTACACGTAACCATTATTCCTTTTATGACAAACAACTTGCTAACACAAAAAAACTGACCCAGTCGTTCTGTTATCACATTACATTAGAGATTAGCATTTTCATACACTCTACTTAGTGTCAATCAACTCACACAAAGCAATccatgaaacacattttcctttgctaactttgttttgaaatcgTAGATCATCCATATGAAATGAACCGTCTTCTTAACACACAGatttacagtatataaataGCACATTCATTCCATTTCATTATACTTGTCATTGTCTTGTgtggaaatcaaatcaaacatccATAAGTGTCATTAAATTTTCACAATTATCTTCCAAGGACTTTACTGAAGATCATGAATAGACGCATCAATTGTGCCACATGACCACAGTGAATTTAATCCTACTTTCACTCAAATTGAGCCACTGGTTTTGAATGCATTTCTTCTCCATGACACTTTTTCAGTACTCTGCCAGCGAATGCTCCAAACATTTACCAAGTGTTACTCATACCTCTTTCTTCTTgcgctcctcctccttccttttcttctcctctctgattTGAGCCAAACGTTGCTTcttcctctccagctctgcCTTCAGCTCACTCTTGTCAGACATGATGCCACAGCtgggaacaaaaacacagtttcttCAAGTTGCACTCAGGAACAAGTGAATCTCAGGAGGAAACCTGTTGACATCAGGGGGGACTCTCTCAGCTTCAGCACCAGCTTGTGCAGGAACACAGCTGAGAGCCCAGCTTCACCTGGCTGGAGGATCACGGATCCTGCAGCGgtgtttcctctcttctctgcagctcactGACTTCAATGTGCTGCTCAGACTGACACTGACCATTAACGTCAGCTAGCAGAGCCCCACCCAACCACTGAAAAGACCGTTCACACccggttagcttagcatcaagGAAATAAGCTAACCCCGCTTATCTCCTTCCAtccacttctctctgcttcttatCACCTTGCCTCGTGTGATGTGATTCTACATACAGAGTTCatgttgtgacttttttatttgaccaaTCGCGTTACGGTTCCATTGAAAAACGACGAAGCGGCCTCGTTAGCTGCTGACGTTAGCCTTCCTTGTTATGGCTAGCATCACTGTTGTACATTTAACTATCAGATCCTAACACCGCACAAAGTCTGGTGTAATGTCTTACTTTAAATGGCGCCTTtgataaataacagaaaacgtGGTTCCCACAACTCAACCAATACTTTTAGCTGAAGATGTAGCATTAGCTTTGTTTGTTAGCGGCTAGCTTTCAGCTACACAGACCGCAGGCTGAATAAAGCTAAGCTAGCGAATGAAGTGGGGCTACAAACACGGTGACAGAAACGTAATCGTGTTATTATTGTGTGACACTGACGAAAACGCGACGTGTGTCTGTGGATCACCGACCTTAAAGCAGGTTTTCGACCTGACACCAAACACGCAGCCAAAACAATCGAGCTGACAGCCCAACTACAGGAGCCGGGAGGAGTCAGAGGGGTTATTTCAGCTTCGCCATGCCTGTGCCTGGAAAAACACTCGAAGGCAAAACAAAGCCCAGAGAAGCCACTGGACTTCATGTTGTGGATAATATTACTAAATAATCTTTGATAAAACATCAATCAAGCACAGTAACAGGAACCCAGAGTCATAAGAGCTGCTCATCATACAGATTGTGTTCtacttatttttatatttctcccTCCATAGCAGCCAATTATTAGAACAATCATATATTTCTAATTATTCAAGAACTGTAACATGCTGATTAGAAATGACCAgtatttattgtaaatatataaaaatgttctcAACAAAGCAATTAGATCATAGAAAATCGGCCTTGATTATTTATACAGTGTATGTCGACAACACATCTTCAagaaaacaagctcaaggtagAATGAAATGTAAGGAAAGATCAGCACACCCCCTCAGACTAGTGCAGACTGGGTGAACATACACTACATTCAGCCCACAACTCATTTATTCTGCAAACAATTAATCTGCTCCGTCTAGTTTGTTGATCCTCTTCCTGACATCTCCAGAGGTCTCTGAATCAGCTTCATTTGTCAGCTGAGACAGGGATGGGCCCACCTTGGTGTTGTCCTCACCCCCCCCATCGGTATGCCGGGTATGCAAGACCTGGTCACTGGGGCGTTTCCAAGATGGTCGAGTTGCAATCCAGAGGATCAGAGCTCCAAAAATCACCAGGAGGACTCCTAGAACGTTCACAAAAATTCCCTCCGGAGGCATGTCCTTATACTTTGGGTTGTTCCTTTgtcatgaaatacaaaaaaaacggTTTACTCAGTTTATGCAGCAAATTAACattgcacattttttttaacaatattaTTATCTATTAAAAAGTACTTACAGGGCAAAAATGAGTTTCTCAGTGATGCCCATTAGGGCCACAGCAACAACACTGGTGAAGAGTAACAGACCACTGTAGATGTGGAGGGGCATAAATGCTGCTCTCCAGTATACCGGAGTAATTGGTATCAAGTACATGCCAACTCCAAGGACCAGCTGCTCATTGAAGGGGAGAAAAAATGCACTTGTTAGCTATTGTACCAATCACGAATGTTATTCACTGGGACTTTGCATTTTAGTGActaagaaagagagaggggtatttgtttgttggtgttcTTAAATAAATCTCAGTATCACATGCATGTGCTAGTTAAAGTCCCTTTATGTCCAAACAGTCcataaagaaaagataaataaaagtggTACAAGTAAATGCAAAATGCTGCACCAAACAACCAGCAGCCAATACTTAAGATACAAATAATCTCAAACAAAACTAGTTTATTTACCTGTAGACAGTACAGTATGACAACTGTCAGGCCCAGCCAGCTGTGCAGACTGTACATGTTGGGGATTTTCGCACCATTATGGAAGTCAAAAACTGCCACCACAGATATAACAGCGAGAATGAAGGCCACTAAGTTCAGGCCTGCATGGGTGAACTTCATCGTCAGTTTGCTGCACTGCCAGGTAAAGGGGAGCCTGTAGACAATGATGGCTGCAAGAGAGGGTCAGTCGGTGTAAATCAAACAGGTTTGATGCAACCATGACAAACtaattttctttcaaaataagtCAATTTccaataaaactgttaaaattaGGTTTTCAATTGTGACAGCTAAGTGATATAAAAATGGAAttgctcattgtggaaactagtgggtttctctataaatttTAAGGTTTTGATctttatgtaaagtgccttgagataatgtatattatgatttggcactataccaatacaatttaattgaattattgaTAGTAAACATCACTATCCAAACATTGTTATTGTCACTATATAATTTACGTTTTAGGTCTTTAAACCATGTGAAGTCTTACagtgattattttaaatatttaaatccctAATATAAAACTTTTCACAGCTCTGCAAAGAGCGAAGGCGGAAGAAGAACTCTGCTTCTTTACTTATGTTTAAGTAGCGATGCCACACAGAAAACCTCAGGTTTAAGAACAAAATCTTCATTCAAGTACATACAAAAAGTATTACCAGCAAAGTATTCTTTAAATAAACTAAG includes:
- the cybrd1 gene encoding plasma membrane ascorbate-dependent reductase CYBRD1, yielding MENLRQFLAALSAAVFFGVVSIIFVIVWVLHYREGLAWDGALGEFNWHPLLMVTGFIFIQGIAIIVYRLPFTWQCSKLTMKFTHAGLNLVAFILAVISVVAVFDFHNGAKIPNMYSLHSWLGLTVVILYCLQLVLGVGMYLIPITPVYWRAAFMPLHIYSGLLLFTSVVAVALMGITEKLIFALNNPKYKDMPPEGIFVNVLGVLLVIFGALILWIATRPSWKRPSDQVLHTRHTDGGGEDNTKVGPSLSQLTNEADSETSGDVRKRINKLDGAD